A window of the Parambassis ranga chromosome 17, fParRan2.1, whole genome shotgun sequence genome harbors these coding sequences:
- the LOC114450011 gene encoding coiled-coil domain-containing protein 39-like, protein MEIMSGVLDPVLAEVGWDSRYAVPELNAENKALLEEICRKERERTQLEDKLEKNKEQKKNMANYLKNIKEELENTEALCEAKEREIELEKHLTALAERETSRLTQDTAKMENELSSLGERKNTLENNIFKAKQKLEEFRQQMNWDQQTMDCFLEESAGKYEDTMAINKYAQQDEQRIKSLILVIEKKSVEANEKLKALDKEKTETKLAQLALDKVTENLQQAHLETQQLTHLWENTIKYMKQQDAEMQQCALQLAQANQKLREKKAAIAEKKHLMEIQRDNRKETERKSAVANKQAVKLRQELKGQESDSGRLQDELKSCKGNLERKTSDVKMLTSHISTMKKDIQDYNDKLKEAKIHNAALEEKLKVVTQTALSEEERAAQMEQFLRDEEQASKELDIQLRDYNSELSHHKEHLQAIRMKKKDSAAQVSRSKSTIVRLHNQLKKQEEEITRQQTILRQVDSRNNALNKKLERLRGDDIPSDEKQMLDVKIAELTKHLEEKKTTAKMLTDMLKESETHIRCQKKEMEKSAAQKKDLTDKVEELNLFCSTSEKDLKKVRQRKQDSMVEHKFMKLEVERMRDLLYNKADGVLSLEKRKLNLQKAMKEREDEIKVYKEMLSQQLKLGEQERQRLSAELNEKLSKIETLKKRFEVVTLTKAGPEAEGEHSQAYYITKVAQEKGELKQKGDELDAKIHKLELENSALENTNQLFSNSNSVYRKSFNKAEESSPDYQEKLKLEEQLRAAEVKLKDNKRQIQELQQDMQERNKTLQNLQQEEQEEGEKMRINQTLLEKLNKDITVQKEKIDRATKQCSKLTKQIRSAKKTKSETLEEKDIKVTEMKEFNKVIDKMLNEAMEKNPDVRPALEKYFLQDNLSLPPPPSTPSTQRSFRTNSARSSTTSRPPASSASSRGASAPQPPTVKMVGLDLNLPVTSSPLTTSRRSSSGSSTKSGSSTKRNL, encoded by the exons ATGGAAATTATGTCTGGAGTTCTCGACCCAGTTTTGGCTGAAGTGGGGTGGGATAGCCGTTATGCTGTCCCCGAGCTcaacgctgaaaacaaagccttactggaggag atttgtagaaaagagagagagcggacacaactggaagacaaactggagaaaaacaaggaacaaaagaagaacatggccaattacctaaagaatattaaagaagagctggaaaacactgag GCTTTGTGtgaggcaaaggagagagagatagagttagagaaacacctgacagccCTCGCGGAGAGAGAAACCAGCCGCCTGACTCAGGACACAGCTAAGATGGAGAATGAGCTCAGCTCcttaggagagaggaaaaacacgctggag aacaacattttcaaggccaaacagaagctggaggagttcaggcagcagatgaactgggaccagcagacaatggattgctttttggaggagtcagcaggcaaatatgaggacacgatggccatcaacaaatacgctcagcaagatgagcagaggatcaag tcgctcattctggtgatagagaagaagtctgtggaggccaatgaaaagctcaaagcactcgataaagagaagactgagacaaaattagcccag CTTGCATTGGATAAGgtgacagagaatctgcagcaggctcacctggagacacagcagcttacccacctgtgggaaaacactatcaagtacatgaagcaacaggatgctgagatgcagcagtgtgcactg cAACTTGCCCAAGCCAACCAGAAGCTGAGGGAAAAGAAGGCCGCcattgcagagaagaagcacctgatggagatccagagggacaacaggaaagaaaccgagaggaagtcagcggtggccaacaaacaggcagtaaaaCTGCGGCAGGAGCTGAAGGGGCAGGAGAGTGACAgtggcaggctgcaggatgag ctgaaaagctgcaaagGCAACCTAGAGAGAAAAACCTctgatgtgaagatgctgacgtcccacatatccacgatgaagaaggacatccaggactacaatgacaa actgaaggaagccaagatccacaatgctgcgctggaggagaaactgaaggttGTGACTCAGACTGCcctcagtgaggaggagagagcagcacagatggagcAGTTCCTCAGAGATGAGGAGCAGGCCAGTAAG GAGTTGGACATCCAGCTGCGTGACTACAACTCAGAGCTGTCTCACCATAAAGAGCACCTGCAGGCTATCAGGATGAAAAAGAAGGATTCTGCTGCGCAAGTTTCAAGGAGTAAATCCACCATTGTGCGCCTGCATAACCAGctcaaaaaacaggaggaggaaattaCAAGGCAGCAGACCATCTTGAGACAAGTG GACAGTCGGAACAATGCACTGAATAAAAAACTGGAACGCCTGCGAGGAGATGACATTCcatcagatgaaaaacaaatgctggATGTGAAGATTGCTGAGCTGACCAAACacctagaggagaaaaaaaccacAGCTAAGATGCTCACTGACATGCTCAAAGagtctgag ACTCATATTCGCTGccagaagaaggagatggagaagTCAGCAGCTCAGAAGAAAGATTTGACCGACAAAGTGGAGGAGCTCAACTTGTTCTGTAGTACCAGTGAGAAGGACCTGAAGAAAgtccgacagaggaaacag gacagcatggtggagcacaagtttatgaagctagaggtggagcgtatgagggatctgctgtacaacaaggcagatggcgtgctgtctttggagaagaggaagctgaacctgcagaaagctatgaaagagagggaggatgagatcaaagtgtacaaagaaatgctcagccagcagctgaagctcggtgaacaggagaggcagagactcag TGCTGAACTCAATGAGAAACTGTCCAAGATTGAAACTTTGAAGAAACGTTTTGAGGTTGTGACCCTGACCAAGGCAGGTCCTGAGGCGGAGGGGGAGCACTCACAGGCTTACTACATCACTAAG gttgcacaagagaaaggggaacttaagcagaagggtgatgagctggatgctaaaatccacaagctggagctggaaaacagcgctctggagaacaccaaccagctgttcagcaactctaactctgtataccgcaaatctttcaacaaagctgaagaatcca gtccggactatcaggagaagttgaagctggaggagcagctgagagctgctgaagtgaagctgaaggataacaaacgacagatccaggagctccaacaggacatgcag gaaaggaacaagACTCTGCAGAACCTGCAAcaagaggagcaagaggagggagaaaagatgagaataaatcagacactcctggagaaactgaacaaagacatcactgttcagaaggagaaaatcgacagagccacaaaacag tgctccAAGCTGACCAAACAGATCCGCTCAGCCAAAAAAACCAAGAGTGAGACTTTGGAAGAGAaggacattaaagtgacagagatgaaggaatttaacaaggttattgacaagatgctgaatgaggccatggagaaaaacccagacgtcagaccggcgctggagaaatacttcctgcag gacaatctgtctcttccacctcctccttcaactccttccacccagcggagcttcaggacaaactctgcccgcagctcgaccacttccag acctcctgcatcctcagccagcagccgtggagcctctgctccacagccccccacagtgaagatggtgggactggacttgaaTCTGCCTgtgacctcctctcctctcaccaccTCCAGACGTTCCAGCTCAgggagcagcacaaagagcggcagcagcacaaagaggaacCTGTAG